One window of the Strix uralensis isolate ZFMK-TIS-50842 chromosome 3, bStrUra1, whole genome shotgun sequence genome contains the following:
- the GDF7 gene encoding growth/differentiation factor 7, whose protein sequence is MRLRAAAAALCLCLLGACRLRRGLEAAAVRGPSAGAPQRPSAAAPSSSSASSSSSSAASPFSSPPRRDGALRNGTVVPHHYMVALYQRLAARRGPGRHPDTVTGFAERARSDASPSAPEQRYLFDISSLPEAEEVTGAELRVLRTLPENRSLALSPEGTFHHLLLSTCPGWDGEEPRLLDSRAADILDAGSSRWEVFDVWEALRDRRERSPSGKVLCFLLRIVSDQSGRLLPPRQLGFSKPQPQPHERALLVAFSRTQRKENLFKEIRDKIKALGSPPFLEPPDPGQEVYPKRRKRRTTIAARSGGRGHGKKAKTRCSRKPLHVNFKELGWDDWIIAPLDYEAYHCEGVCDFPLRSHLEPTNHAIIQTLMNSMDPESTPPSCCVPSKLSPISILYIDSGNNVVYKQYEDMVVETCGCR, encoded by the exons ATgcgcctccgcgccgccgccgccgccctctgcctctgcctgctgGGCGCCTGCCGCCTCCGCCGCGGGCTGGAGGCCGCCGCCGTGCGCGGCCCGTCGGCGGGCGCTCCCCAGCGACCCTCGGCAGCcgcgccttcctcctcctccgcctcctcctcctcctcctccgccgcctcccccttctcctccccgcCGCGGAGGGACGGGGCTCTCCGCAACGGCACCGTGGTGCCGCACCACTACATGGTGGCCCTCTACCAGCGCCtggccgcccgccgcggccccggccgccACCCCGACACGGTGACGGGCTTCGCGGAGCGGGCGCGCAGCG ATGCCTCCCCATCTGCTCCTGAGCAGCGATACCTCTTCGACATCTCCAGCCTGCCCGAGGCAGAGGAGGTGACAGGCGCAGAGCTGCGGGTCTTGCGCACCCTCCCTGAAAACCGGAGCTTGGCCCTGTCCCCCGAAGGCAccttccaccacctcctcctctccacctGCCCAGGCTGGGACGGCGAGGAGCCCCGGCTGCTGGACTCCAGGGCTGCAGACATTTTGGACGCGGGTTCCTCCAGATGGGAGGTGTTTGATGTCTGGGAAGCCCTGCGGGATCGGAGGGAGAGATCTCCCTCAGGCAAGGTGCTGTGCTTCCTGCTGAGGATCGTCTCGGATCAGTCGGGGCGGCTCCTGCCCCCCCGGCAGCTGGGGTTCAGCAAGCCCCAGCCGCAGCCCCATGAGAGAGCCCTGCTCGTGGCCTTCTCCCGTACTCAGAGGAAGGAGAACCTCTTCAAGGAGATCCGGGATAAGATCAAggccctgggcagcccccccTTCCTGGAGCCCCCCGATCCTGGCCAGGAGGTGTACCCCAAGCGGAGGAAGAGACGGACCACCATCGCCGCCCGGTCCGGGGGCAGAGGCCACGGGAAGAAGGCGAAGACCCGCTGCAGCAGGAAGCCCCTGCACGTGAACTtcaaggagctgggctgggacGACTGGATAATTGCCCCCCTGGATTACGAGGCGTATCACTGCGAGGGGGTCTGCGACTTCCCCTTGCGCTCCCACCTGGAGCCCACCAACCACGCCATCATCCAGACCCTGATGAACTCCATGGACCCGGAGTCCACGCCCCCAAGCTGCTGTGTGCCCTCCAAGCTCAGCCCCATCAGCATCCTCTACATAGACTCCGGGAACAACGTGGTTTACAAACAGTATGAGGACATGGTCGTGGAGACGTGTGGCTGCAGGTAG